A part of Gemmatimonas groenlandica genomic DNA contains:
- a CDS encoding type II toxin-antitoxin system Phd/YefM family antitoxin, which yields MPKKVVRESVALYDAKTQLSALVDRAAAGEEIVIMKSGHPMARLVPMEDTRHRRVPGQGKGMWKVARGFDAPLPDDVLDSFEAE from the coding sequence ATGCCCAAAAAAGTCGTCCGTGAATCCGTCGCACTCTACGACGCCAAGACCCAGCTCTCGGCGTTGGTCGACCGCGCCGCCGCCGGCGAAGAGATCGTGATCATGAAGTCCGGGCATCCCATGGCGCGTCTCGTTCCCATGGAGGACACGCGCCATCGTCGAGTGCCAGGCCAAGGGAAAGGCATGTGGAAGGTGGCGCGTGGATTTGACGCGCCGTTGCCGGATGACGTGTTGGATTCCTTCGAGGCGG